A stretch of the Bradyrhizobium sp. CCBAU 53351 genome encodes the following:
- a CDS encoding acyl-CoA carboxylase subunit beta, with translation MNWKPELDELARREAFAREMGGVDKVKRQHDQGRLTVRERIDKLIDKGSFHEIGAVSGIGEYDSSGELQKLTPANCVFGRARVDGRTVVVVGDDFTVRGGSADASISAKPLMAEEMAHDFRLPIVRIIEGSGGGGSVKTIETKGAANLPGGIGGTRWYRFTTENLSRVPVVALGLGSVAGLGAARLAASHYSIMTRKSAMFVAGPPVVKALGQDLSKEELGGADIQTRAGAVDHAVDTEEEAFACARRFLSYLPSSVYELPPTLPCADDPERSEDALIKAVPRNRKQVYKIRPIVESVVDKGSFFEVAKNFGKPIIVGLARLEGRAVMVLASDSFHYGGSWTADACQKVVRWVDFAETFHLPIVYLMDCPGFMIGLDAEKAATIRHGVRAMAAVNQTTVPWCTVILRNAFGVAGVVHQPADRFSIRYAWPSAYWGSLPLEGGIEAAYRADIDAAEDKAGKLEEIQERLNKLRSPFRSAEKFWVEEIIDPRKTRSLLCEFARLAEPLRKAGPPENMTIRP, from the coding sequence ATGAACTGGAAGCCGGAACTCGACGAGCTCGCCCGGCGCGAAGCCTTCGCGCGGGAGATGGGCGGCGTTGACAAGGTCAAGCGACAGCATGACCAGGGCCGGCTGACTGTTCGGGAGCGTATCGACAAGCTGATCGACAAAGGCAGCTTTCACGAGATCGGTGCCGTCTCCGGCATCGGTGAATACGATAGCAGCGGCGAGTTGCAAAAATTGACGCCGGCGAACTGCGTGTTCGGCCGGGCGCGCGTCGACGGGCGCACCGTGGTGGTCGTCGGCGACGATTTCACCGTCCGCGGTGGTTCGGCTGATGCGTCGATCTCGGCAAAGCCGTTGATGGCGGAGGAGATGGCGCACGACTTCCGCCTGCCCATCGTCCGCATCATCGAAGGCTCCGGCGGCGGCGGCTCGGTCAAGACCATCGAGACCAAGGGAGCAGCCAATTTGCCGGGAGGCATCGGCGGCACGCGCTGGTACCGCTTCACGACGGAGAACCTGTCGCGTGTGCCGGTGGTCGCACTTGGCCTCGGCTCGGTGGCGGGCCTGGGGGCGGCGCGCCTTGCCGCCAGCCACTATTCGATCATGACCCGGAAGTCCGCGATGTTCGTCGCGGGGCCGCCTGTCGTGAAGGCGCTGGGGCAGGATCTCTCGAAGGAGGAACTCGGCGGCGCCGACATCCAGACCCGCGCCGGCGCGGTCGATCATGCCGTCGATACCGAAGAAGAAGCGTTCGCCTGCGCGCGGCGTTTCCTGTCTTATCTGCCGTCTTCGGTCTATGAGCTGCCGCCGACCTTGCCCTGCGCCGACGATCCCGAGCGCAGCGAAGACGCGCTGATAAAGGCGGTGCCGCGCAACCGCAAGCAGGTCTACAAGATACGGCCGATCGTCGAGTCTGTCGTGGACAAGGGCTCGTTCTTCGAGGTCGCGAAGAATTTCGGCAAGCCCATCATCGTCGGCCTGGCGCGGCTCGAGGGCAGGGCGGTGATGGTGCTGGCCAGCGACAGTTTTCACTATGGCGGCTCCTGGACGGCGGATGCCTGCCAGAAGGTGGTGCGCTGGGTCGATTTCGCCGAGACCTTCCACCTGCCGATTGTCTATCTCATGGACTGCCCCGGCTTCATGATCGGCCTCGATGCCGAGAAGGCGGCGACCATCCGCCACGGCGTGCGCGCCATGGCCGCGGTAAACCAGACCACCGTGCCTTGGTGCACCGTGATCCTGCGCAACGCGTTCGGTGTTGCCGGCGTCGTGCACCAGCCGGCCGACCGCTTCTCGATCCGCTACGCCTGGCCCTCGGCCTATTGGGGCTCGCTGCCGCTCGAGGGCGGCATCGAGGCCGCCTATCGCGCCGACATCGATGCGGCCGAGGACAAGGCGGGCAAGCTGGAGGAAATCCAAGAGCGCCTCAACAAGCTGCGCTCGCCGTTCCGCTCGGCCGAGAAATTCTGGGTCGAGGAGATCATCGATCCCCGCAAGACCCGCTCGCTGCTGTGCGAGTTCGCGCGGCTTGCCGAGCCGCTGCGCAAAGCGGGGCCGCCGGAGAACATGACGATCAGGCCGTGA
- a CDS encoding GMC family oxidoreductase, whose product MYDFIIVGGGSAGSVLAHRLSARSANKVLLCEAGQDTPPGNEPAEIRDSYPGTAYFDPRFHWTELKVTTQVVSHNNPNEARPPLRKYEQARVLGGGSSINGQMANRGAPTDYDEWDARGAEGWTWNDVLPFFKKVERDLDFDGPYHGKDGKIPVRRIPREHWTKHSQAFAEAFQQAGHRFLPDQNGEFVDGFFPVTHSNQAEQRVSAAMGYLDRDTRKRANLTISTNTQVKELLFEGTRCVGVKAVVGGREQEFRGREIILSSGAIHSPAHLLRAGIGPVGHLKDLGIPVLMGLPGVGQRLMDHPSISLSSFVRRGARMNEHTRRHMQLGLRYSSGLPDVPKGDMFVVLLSKSAWHAVGEQIGSLLTFVNKTYSETGQVKLASRDPSAEPLVEFNLLSDRRDLDRLMSGFRKMAAVQMSDIVRTVTDKPFPAAYTDKVRKIGVVNTRNRILTRIAAALMDGPAALRHYMIDNFVVEGFTFDQVMNDDDALEAFVRKATIGVWHASCSCRMGRADDPMAVVDNQGRVKGIQGLRVVDASIFPVVPCANTNFPVLMSAEKIAAAIMQ is encoded by the coding sequence GTGTATGACTTCATTATCGTGGGCGGCGGCTCGGCGGGGTCCGTGCTGGCCCACCGGCTCTCCGCCAGGAGCGCCAACAAGGTCCTGCTGTGCGAAGCCGGACAGGATACGCCGCCCGGCAACGAGCCGGCTGAAATTCGAGACAGCTATCCCGGCACAGCCTATTTCGATCCGCGCTTCCACTGGACCGAGCTGAAGGTCACGACCCAGGTCGTCAGCCACAACAATCCGAACGAGGCTCGTCCGCCGCTGCGCAAATACGAGCAGGCCCGCGTGCTTGGTGGCGGCTCTTCGATCAACGGCCAGATGGCCAACCGCGGCGCGCCGACCGACTACGACGAATGGGACGCGCGCGGCGCGGAGGGTTGGACGTGGAATGACGTGCTGCCCTTTTTCAAGAAGGTCGAGCGCGACCTCGATTTCGACGGTCCCTATCACGGCAAGGACGGCAAGATTCCGGTCCGCCGGATTCCGAGGGAGCACTGGACGAAGCACTCGCAGGCCTTTGCCGAGGCGTTCCAGCAGGCCGGCCACCGATTCCTGCCCGACCAGAATGGCGAGTTCGTCGACGGCTTCTTCCCGGTGACGCACTCCAACCAGGCCGAGCAGCGCGTCTCGGCCGCCATGGGTTATCTCGACCGCGACACCCGCAAGCGCGCCAATCTCACCATCTCCACCAACACGCAGGTGAAGGAGCTGCTGTTCGAAGGCACGCGATGCGTGGGCGTGAAGGCCGTTGTCGGCGGACGCGAACAGGAATTCCGGGGACGCGAGATCATCCTCTCCAGCGGCGCGATCCATTCGCCCGCGCATCTGCTCCGCGCCGGCATCGGGCCGGTCGGCCACCTCAAGGATCTCGGCATTCCCGTGCTGATGGGTCTGCCGGGCGTCGGCCAGCGCCTGATGGATCATCCCTCGATCTCGCTGTCGTCCTTTGTCCGCCGCGGCGCGCGCATGAACGAGCACACCAGGCGCCACATGCAGCTGGGGCTGCGCTACTCGTCGGGGCTGCCTGATGTGCCGAAGGGCGACATGTTCGTCGTGCTGCTCTCCAAGTCGGCCTGGCATGCGGTCGGCGAGCAGATCGGCTCGCTGCTGACCTTCGTCAACAAGACCTATTCCGAAACCGGGCAGGTCAAGCTTGCCTCGCGCGATCCGTCCGCGGAGCCGCTCGTCGAGTTCAATTTGTTGTCCGACCGGCGCGATCTCGATCGGCTGATGAGCGGATTCCGCAAGATGGCTGCGGTCCAGATGAGCGACATCGTCAGGACAGTGACGGACAAGCCGTTCCCGGCCGCCTATACCGACAAGGTCCGCAAGATCGGCGTGGTCAATACAAGGAACAGGATCCTGACCAGGATCGCCGCGGCCTTGATGGACGGGCCGGCCGCGCTGCGCCATTACATGATCGACAATTTCGTGGTCGAAGGTTTTACCTTCGATCAGGTCATGAACGACGACGATGCGCTGGAGGCCTTCGTGCGCAAGGCCACCATCGGCGTGTGGCACGCCTCCTGTTCATGCCGGATGGGCCGCGCTGACGATCCGATGGCGGTGGTCGACAACCAGGGCCGCGTCAAGGGCATCCAGGGCCTGCGCGTCGTCGACGCCTCGATCTTCCCGGTGGTGCCGTGCGCCAACACTAATTTCCCGGTGTTGATGTCTGCGGAGAAGATCGCGGCCGCGATCATGCAATAG
- a CDS encoding FAD-binding oxidoreductase produces MPAAGPSSEPTIPTIPLTAQIRDSLRAIVGEKGLIEDEHGKQPFVTDWRGLLVGGAGAVVRPGSTEEVAQVVKLCHEHGIAIVPQGGNTGLMGGATPWPAHTGIVLSLGRMNRVLEVDATGYTMTVEAGCVLQTLQETASRHDRFLPLSLGAQGSCMIGGNLSTNAGGVQVLRYGNARNLVLGLEVVLANGEVWKGLRALKKDNTGYDLKHLFMGAEGTLGIITKAVLKLWPAPKDVCTAWLAIRDPRAALEILSEAHSASEDNVGSCELMSRSAIDMVLRHIPGVQDPLRAETPWYLLMEWSSARARRDGAEGMSEKLEQFLSQQLEAGRVLDAVIAQTGNQSRNMWRIRESVAEASRAEGPGLSYDISVAISRIPDFIDLGLKAALEILPTIRPYPLGHIGDGNLHFSFMAPAGMDQQTLTQYKAAITRAVNDLVTSMDGSISAEHGIGIDKLDELSHYRSKTELDIMRTIKRALDPQNIMNPGKVLRV; encoded by the coding sequence ATGCCGGCTGCCGGCCCGTCGTCCGAACCCACCATTCCAACCATTCCGCTCACCGCCCAGATCCGCGATTCACTGCGCGCGATCGTGGGCGAGAAGGGCCTGATCGAGGACGAACACGGCAAGCAGCCCTTCGTGACGGATTGGCGCGGATTGCTGGTGGGAGGTGCCGGCGCCGTCGTCCGCCCCGGCAGCACCGAGGAAGTCGCGCAGGTGGTCAAGCTCTGCCATGAGCATGGGATCGCGATCGTGCCGCAGGGTGGCAACACCGGCCTGATGGGCGGCGCAACGCCCTGGCCCGCGCACACCGGCATCGTGTTGTCGCTCGGCCGCATGAACCGCGTGCTGGAGGTCGATGCCACCGGCTACACCATGACGGTCGAGGCCGGCTGCGTGCTGCAGACCCTGCAGGAGACGGCGAGCCGGCACGACAGGTTCCTGCCCCTCAGCCTCGGCGCCCAGGGCTCATGCATGATCGGCGGCAATCTGTCGACCAACGCCGGCGGCGTGCAGGTGCTCCGCTACGGCAACGCCCGCAATCTCGTCCTGGGACTCGAGGTCGTCTTGGCCAATGGCGAGGTCTGGAAGGGATTGCGTGCGCTGAAGAAGGACAATACCGGCTACGACCTCAAGCACCTCTTCATGGGCGCGGAGGGAACGCTCGGCATCATCACCAAGGCCGTGCTCAAGCTCTGGCCGGCGCCGAAGGACGTCTGCACGGCGTGGCTGGCGATCCGCGATCCGCGCGCGGCGCTGGAGATCCTGTCGGAAGCCCATAGCGCGTCCGAGGACAATGTCGGCTCCTGCGAGCTGATGAGCCGCAGCGCGATCGACATGGTGCTCCGTCACATACCCGGCGTGCAGGATCCGCTGAGGGCGGAGACGCCATGGTATCTCCTGATGGAATGGTCGTCGGCGCGCGCACGCCGGGATGGCGCCGAGGGCATGTCCGAGAAGCTGGAGCAATTTCTTAGCCAGCAGCTCGAGGCCGGACGCGTGCTCGACGCGGTGATCGCCCAGACCGGAAACCAGTCGCGCAACATGTGGCGGATCCGGGAAAGCGTCGCGGAGGCCTCGCGCGCCGAGGGGCCGGGGCTCAGCTACGACATCTCCGTGGCCATCTCCAGGATTCCCGATTTCATCGACCTCGGGCTCAAGGCGGCGCTCGAGATTCTCCCGACCATCCGGCCCTATCCGCTGGGGCATATCGGCGACGGCAATCTGCACTTTTCGTTCATGGCGCCCGCCGGCATGGATCAGCAGACGCTGACGCAATACAAGGCCGCCATCACGCGGGCCGTGAACGATCTCGTCACCTCCATGGACGGCTCGATCTCGGCGGAGCACGGCATCGGCATCGACAAGCTCGACGAGCTCAGCCATTACCGTTCCAAGACCGAGCTCGACATCATGCGCACCATCAAGCGCGCGCTCGATCCACAGAACATCATGAATCCCGGCAAGGTGCTTCGGGTGTAG
- a CDS encoding TadE/TadG family type IV pilus assembly protein: protein MLCFATDRKANVAIIFALTMVPIIFLLGMTLDYTLALRKREQLNAAADAAAIAAVRPAMLTQTTKSVIEDTAAAVFAAKANLPGLAAAPTPTITVSDSGLTRTITVAYTAESVNNFPGVLGKQTWQVSGSATARASSAPNMNFYLLMDDSPSMGIGATATDISNLIKYTSSAYQSAAASQNCGFACHQTDIAHDGGSKDNLAIARQRNITLRIDLVTSAVNQLLNSWSNCPQSGISGGVMQCMAALNNTTYKAALYTFDLGLNELAALTTPTTAGAQVSNISLMPVAYQNCVVVKTNCKTDNGTDIAGALKSLNDKMPNPGLGSNTANDTPQEVVFLVTDGVEDKISATCPNASFASNSRCQQPLDTTMCKTIKDRGIKIAVLYTEYLQLIADPNTGIQKTDNWYMTWIDKYDQPTSSTGKIAQNLQACASPGFYKSVQNGQNISDALTDLFIKVASSTASLVQ, encoded by the coding sequence ATGCTCTGTTTCGCGACAGACCGGAAGGCCAACGTCGCCATCATTTTCGCGCTGACGATGGTTCCCATCATCTTTCTCCTGGGCATGACGCTCGACTACACGCTGGCCTTGCGCAAGCGCGAGCAATTGAACGCAGCCGCCGACGCGGCCGCGATCGCGGCCGTGCGGCCCGCGATGCTGACGCAGACCACCAAGTCCGTTATCGAGGACACGGCGGCTGCCGTCTTTGCCGCGAAAGCGAACCTTCCCGGGCTGGCGGCCGCGCCGACGCCGACGATCACGGTCAGCGATTCAGGGCTCACGCGAACCATTACGGTGGCCTACACCGCGGAGTCCGTGAATAACTTCCCCGGCGTTCTCGGCAAGCAGACCTGGCAGGTGTCCGGTTCGGCGACGGCGCGGGCATCCAGCGCCCCCAACATGAATTTCTATCTGCTGATGGATGACTCGCCGTCCATGGGCATCGGTGCGACCGCGACGGACATCAGCAACCTCATCAAGTACACCTCTTCCGCCTACCAGTCGGCAGCGGCCTCGCAGAATTGCGGCTTCGCCTGTCATCAAACCGATATCGCCCACGACGGCGGGAGCAAGGACAACCTCGCGATCGCGCGGCAAAGAAACATCACCCTCCGCATCGATCTCGTGACGAGCGCCGTCAACCAGCTGCTCAATTCATGGTCGAACTGCCCGCAGTCAGGCATTTCGGGGGGCGTCATGCAGTGCATGGCGGCGCTGAACAACACCACCTACAAGGCGGCGCTCTACACGTTCGACTTGGGCTTGAACGAACTGGCGGCGCTGACCACCCCGACCACCGCAGGAGCCCAGGTTTCCAACATCTCGCTGATGCCGGTCGCCTACCAGAACTGCGTCGTTGTGAAGACCAACTGCAAGACCGACAACGGCACGGATATCGCCGGCGCGCTCAAGAGCCTCAACGACAAGATGCCTAACCCCGGGCTTGGCAGCAACACGGCGAACGATACGCCACAGGAAGTGGTGTTCCTCGTCACCGACGGCGTCGAGGACAAGATCTCCGCGACTTGCCCCAACGCGAGCTTCGCCTCCAACAGTCGATGCCAGCAGCCGCTCGATACGACGATGTGCAAGACCATCAAGGACAGGGGGATCAAGATCGCTGTCCTCTACACGGAGTATCTGCAGCTCATCGCCGATCCCAATACCGGTATCCAGAAAACCGATAATTGGTACATGACCTGGATCGACAAGTACGACCAGCCCACGTCCTCGACCGGAAAGATCGCACAAAATCTCCAGGCGTGCGCATCGCCCGGATTCTACAAGAGTGTTCAGAACGGCCAGAACATTTCCGACGCGCTGACCGACCTGTTCATCAAGGTCGCGTCAAGCACGGCCAGCCTGGTGCAATAG
- a CDS encoding TadE/TadG family type IV pilus assembly protein: protein MMESGVAATKKRRNRCAAFARDSRGATAVEFALIAPPFLALVIALIQTFLVFFAQQTLESIVRQSARLVMTGQVQSANMTQAVFKQKVCDQILILFSCSGLMVDMQVATSWTSANTAMPTLTYDGTGKVSNVWQYDPGDPGDIVVLRVMYEWPVVLGPLGFNLSNLSNGNRLIMSSAAFQNEP, encoded by the coding sequence ATGATGGAGTCGGGTGTAGCTGCAACCAAGAAACGCCGCAATCGCTGCGCTGCCTTCGCGCGGGACAGCAGGGGCGCCACGGCGGTCGAGTTCGCGCTCATCGCTCCGCCGTTCCTCGCCCTCGTCATCGCGCTGATCCAGACCTTTCTCGTCTTCTTTGCCCAGCAGACGCTCGAATCCATCGTGCGCCAGTCGGCGCGTCTCGTTATGACCGGACAGGTTCAGTCCGCGAACATGACGCAGGCCGTCTTCAAGCAGAAGGTCTGCGATCAGATCCTGATCCTGTTCAGCTGCAGCGGCCTCATGGTGGATATGCAGGTCGCGACTTCGTGGACGTCCGCGAACACGGCGATGCCGACCCTGACCTACGACGGCACGGGCAAGGTCTCCAACGTCTGGCAGTACGACCCGGGCGACCCCGGCGATATCGTCGTGCTCCGCGTCATGTACGAGTGGCCGGTCGTCCTCGGTCCGCTCGGTTTCAACCTGTCGAACCTCAGCAACGGCAACCGGCTGATCATGTCGTCCGCCGCGTTCCAGAACGAGCCATGA
- a CDS encoding TadE/TadG family type IV pilus assembly protein — protein sequence MISTLSSRARHMLSDVRGVAATEFAIVTPFMLLLYIGGVELGNGLAMNVKVSATAHSVADMITQNTALTTTQMDGILAAATATMAPYPIKNGNTSLMTITVSEVSTDASGNATVRWSKSTSASGARTVGQAMTLSSFTAPGGTSNANISLILSEVSYDYTPNLGFTIAGTVKLSDSYYLFPRCSTNGPATLKPPYYDVKYPATSTCTCVQHLQKKTC from the coding sequence ATGATCTCCACCCTGTCGTCTCGCGCCCGTCACATGTTGAGCGATGTCCGCGGCGTCGCCGCGACCGAGTTCGCCATCGTGACGCCGTTCATGCTGCTGCTCTATATCGGCGGCGTCGAGCTCGGCAACGGGCTTGCGATGAACGTCAAGGTCAGCGCGACCGCGCACAGCGTCGCCGACATGATCACGCAGAACACGGCCCTTACCACGACCCAGATGGACGGCATTCTCGCGGCCGCGACCGCCACCATGGCCCCATATCCGATCAAGAACGGCAACACGTCCTTGATGACGATCACGGTCTCGGAAGTCTCGACCGACGCCAGCGGCAACGCTACGGTGCGATGGAGCAAATCGACCAGTGCGTCGGGAGCAAGGACTGTCGGTCAGGCGATGACTTTGTCGTCCTTCACCGCGCCGGGCGGCACCAGCAACGCCAACATTTCGCTCATCCTGAGCGAGGTGTCCTACGACTATACGCCGAACCTCGGCTTCACCATCGCGGGCACGGTCAAGCTGTCCGACAGCTACTACCTGTTCCCGCGCTGCTCGACGAACGGCCCGGCCACGTTGAAACCTCCTTATTACGACGTGAAATATCCGGCGACGTCCACCTGCACCTGCGTCCAGCACCTGCAGAAGAAGACCTGTTAG
- a CDS encoding peroxidase-related enzyme (This protein belongs to a clade of uncharacterized proteins related to peroxidases such as the alkylhydroperoxidase AhpD.), which yields MTQAPAISRFPVPDLADMPDDIRARILAVQEKSGFIPNVFLVLAHRPDEFRAFFAYHDALMDKPGNLTKAEREMIVVATSNLNQCQYCVIAHGAILRIRAKNPLIADQVAVNYRKADITDRQKAMLDFAVRVSTEAYEVSESDFVTLKSHGFTEEDIWDIAAITAFFGLSNRLANVTSMRPNAEFYSMGRG from the coding sequence ATGACCCAGGCACCTGCCATCAGTCGCTTCCCTGTCCCTGATCTCGCCGACATGCCGGACGACATCCGGGCTCGTATCCTGGCCGTCCAGGAGAAGTCCGGCTTCATTCCGAACGTCTTTCTCGTGCTCGCGCACCGGCCGGACGAATTTCGCGCATTCTTTGCCTACCATGATGCGCTGATGGACAAGCCCGGCAATCTCACCAAGGCCGAGCGGGAAATGATCGTGGTTGCGACCAGCAACCTCAATCAATGCCAATATTGCGTCATCGCGCATGGCGCGATCCTGCGCATCCGCGCAAAGAATCCGCTGATCGCGGATCAGGTCGCGGTCAACTACCGCAAGGCCGACATCACGGACCGGCAAAAGGCGATGCTCGATTTCGCCGTGCGCGTCTCGACCGAGGCCTATGAGGTTTCCGAATCCGATTTCGTCACGCTGAAATCGCACGGCTTCACCGAAGAGGACATCTGGGACATTGCCGCGATCACGGCTTTCTTCGGCCTGTCCAACCGGCTCGCCAACGTCACCAGTATGCGGCCGAACGCAGAGTTCTACAGCATGGGACGCGGCTGA
- a CDS encoding CoA transferase subunit A, with protein MTDFVTPQEMAEMIPSGCKLGLAPDDYAASPGMIRLLIDRGVRDLHVVCAPIGGMQVDMLIGAGAVTTLETSAVSLGEAGGAPCFSRAVRDGSIRLRDATCPAVFAGLTAAEKGVPFMPIRGIIGSDVLKKRDDWKVTSNPFDDGEKIVVVSAIQPDIALFHAPEADRFGNVRLGRRRETMLLAHASKKAFVTVERISETSLLEDEKMAAGVLPAIYVSAVAQLKNGGWPTGLYAEYPRDGQEVEKYARAARSPEGFQAYIRGSRSAA; from the coding sequence ATGACAGACTTCGTAACGCCGCAAGAGATGGCGGAGATGATACCCTCGGGGTGCAAGCTCGGTCTGGCGCCTGACGATTACGCTGCGTCCCCCGGAATGATTCGGCTGCTGATCGATCGCGGCGTTCGCGATCTCCATGTAGTGTGTGCGCCGATCGGGGGCATGCAAGTCGATATGCTGATCGGCGCCGGCGCCGTGACGACGCTGGAGACCAGCGCCGTCAGTCTCGGCGAAGCCGGCGGCGCACCCTGTTTCAGCCGGGCCGTCCGCGACGGGTCCATTCGCCTGCGCGATGCGACCTGTCCCGCGGTGTTCGCAGGCCTGACGGCCGCCGAGAAGGGCGTGCCGTTCATGCCGATCCGCGGCATCATCGGCAGTGACGTCCTCAAGAAGCGGGACGACTGGAAGGTGACGTCGAATCCGTTCGATGACGGCGAGAAGATCGTCGTGGTCTCGGCGATCCAGCCTGACATTGCCTTGTTTCATGCCCCTGAAGCGGACCGGTTCGGCAACGTTCGGCTGGGGCGCCGGCGCGAAACGATGCTGCTGGCGCACGCCTCGAAGAAGGCGTTCGTGACCGTCGAGCGCATCTCCGAGACGTCACTGCTCGAGGACGAGAAAATGGCCGCGGGCGTCCTGCCTGCAATCTATGTGAGTGCGGTGGCGCAGTTGAAGAACGGCGGGTGGCCCACGGGGCTTTACGCCGAGTATCCCAGGGATGGGCAGGAAGTCGAGAAATACGCGCGCGCGGCGCGCTCGCCGGAGGGGTTCCAGGCCTATATCCGGGGTTCGAGGAGCGCGGCATGA
- a CDS encoding CoA-transferase, translating to MTEACTSRELMIYTISRLLKGVRHVAVGQSSPMPAAGAMLLRALNERDGAGRVQLSILGSVKHNSFTGGAEELFDCAAQGRLDAFFLGGGQIDGQGNVNLVGTGDYPNNPVRWPGSFGSAYLYFLVPRVILFREEHSLRSLVERVDFVSAPGVTDETVYRRGGPHALLTNAALFSFDREAGRFRLESTHPGYGWRDIRGTTGFAYDNEQCEVTTPSPDDATLALIRGRIREELRECYPQFAGNMPGPG from the coding sequence ATGACCGAGGCGTGCACCAGCCGCGAGCTGATGATCTATACGATCTCGCGGCTGCTGAAGGGCGTGCGGCATGTTGCGGTCGGTCAATCCTCGCCGATGCCGGCGGCCGGTGCGATGCTGTTGCGTGCGCTCAACGAGCGTGACGGAGCGGGGCGCGTGCAGCTCTCGATCCTCGGATCGGTCAAGCACAATTCCTTCACCGGTGGTGCCGAGGAGTTGTTCGATTGTGCCGCGCAGGGGCGCCTGGATGCCTTCTTTCTCGGCGGTGGCCAGATCGACGGCCAGGGCAATGTCAATCTCGTCGGCACCGGCGACTACCCGAACAATCCGGTCAGGTGGCCCGGCTCGTTCGGCTCCGCCTATCTGTACTTCCTCGTTCCGCGGGTCATCCTGTTCCGCGAGGAGCACAGCCTGCGGTCCCTGGTAGAGCGCGTGGACTTCGTGTCTGCGCCTGGGGTCACCGACGAGACGGTCTATCGGCGCGGCGGCCCGCATGCGCTGCTGACCAACGCGGCGCTATTCTCCTTCGACCGGGAGGCGGGGCGCTTTCGCCTCGAGAGCACGCATCCCGGCTATGGTTGGCGCGACATTCGCGGCACGACGGGCTTTGCCTACGACAACGAGCAATGCGAGGTCACGACGCCGTCGCCGGACGACGCGACGCTGGCCTTGATCCGGGGACGGATCCGCGAGGAGCTGCGCGAATGCTATCCGCAGTTCGCGGGCAACATGCCGGGTCCGGGGTAG